From one Flavobacteriales bacterium genomic stretch:
- the surE gene encoding 5'/3'-nucleotidase SurE, with product MPERPLILVTNDDGIFAPGILVLAEEMLRYGRVLVVAPDKPQSAMGHAITIHSFLRLQRVEQVDGVEAWSCSGTPVDCVKLAIYKLLGGKRPDLLVSGINHGANISINVLYSGTMSAAVEGAMEGIPSIGFSLMDHSIEADFSPVRPVVRSVVANALQHGLAHGACLNVNVPLTHGAPLKGIRVCRQAKANWEDEFETRSDPGGKEYYWLRGEFRSHDQGEDTDVWAVENGYVSIVPTQYDMTAHHAIAELNTWHHEIG from the coding sequence ATGCCTGAACGCCCGCTCATCCTGGTCACTAACGACGATGGCATCTTCGCTCCCGGCATACTTGTGCTTGCGGAGGAGATGCTCCGGTACGGCCGGGTGCTGGTGGTGGCTCCCGACAAGCCGCAGAGCGCCATGGGCCACGCCATCACCATCCACAGCTTCCTTCGGCTGCAGCGCGTGGAGCAGGTCGATGGCGTGGAGGCCTGGAGCTGCTCCGGGACCCCGGTGGATTGCGTGAAGCTCGCCATCTACAAGCTGCTCGGCGGCAAGCGTCCGGACCTGCTAGTGAGCGGGATCAACCACGGGGCCAACATTAGCATCAATGTGCTCTACAGCGGCACCATGAGCGCAGCGGTCGAGGGGGCCATGGAAGGCATCCCCAGCATCGGATTCAGCCTCATGGATCATAGCATCGAAGCTGATTTCTCGCCGGTAAGGCCGGTGGTGCGCAGCGTGGTGGCCAATGCGCTGCAGCATGGCCTGGCACATGGCGCCTGCCTCAACGTGAACGTTCCCTTGACCCACGGCGCGCCCTTGAAAGGCATCCGAGTTTGCCGACAGGCCAAGGCCAATTGGGAGGATGAGTTCGAGACCCGGAGCGATCCCGGCGGCAAGGAATATTACTGGCTGCGCGGCGAGTTCCGAAGCCACGACCAAGGCGAGGATACCGATGTGTGGGCTGTGGAGAACGGATACGTGAGCATCGTGCCCACCCAGTACGACATGACGGCGCACCATGCCATCGCGGAATTGAACACCTGGCACCATGAAATTGGATAG
- a CDS encoding RidA family protein: protein MKQAIHPPDSARPIAPYSPAIAAGGFLFISGQIALDAQGRLVSEDIISETRQVMENLRVLLNASGLSFDHLVKVTIFLSDMGHYAAVNEVYGSCFTDTPPAREALAVKGLPRGANVEISGIAALGGQQQR from the coding sequence ATGAAGCAGGCCATTCATCCTCCGGATTCGGCGCGTCCGATCGCGCCTTATTCGCCCGCCATCGCGGCAGGCGGATTCCTCTTCATCAGCGGCCAGATCGCGCTCGATGCCCAAGGGCGGCTCGTATCGGAGGACATCATTTCGGAGACGCGGCAGGTGATGGAGAACCTGAGGGTATTGCTCAATGCGTCAGGTCTCAGCTTTGACCACCTGGTGAAGGTGACCATCTTCCTGAGCGACATGGGCCACTATGCAGCAGTGAATGAGGTGTACGGAAGCTGCTTCACCGATACACCGCCGGCGCGCGAGGCCTTGGCGGTGAAGGGCCTGCCACGTGGCGCGAACGTTGAGATCAGTGGCATCGCTGCCCTTGGTGGGCAGCAACAGCGATAA